A single Oncorhynchus tshawytscha isolate Ot180627B linkage group LG01, Otsh_v2.0, whole genome shotgun sequence DNA region contains:
- the LOC112254310 gene encoding zinc finger SWIM domain-containing protein 8 isoform X8 produces the protein MELMFAEWEDGERFSFEDSDRFEEDSLCSFISEAESLCQNWRGWRKQSGGPNSPTVKIKDGQVIPLVELSAKQVAFHIPFEVVEKVYPPVPEQLQLRIAYWSFPENEEDIRLYSCLANGSPDEFQRGEQLYRMRAVKDPLQIGFHLSATVVSPQTGQSKGAYNVAVMFDRCRITSCSCTCGAGAKWCAHVVALCLFRIHNASAVCLRAPVSESLSRLQRDQLQKFAQYLISELPQQILPTAQRLLDELLSSQSTAINTVCGAPDPTAGPSASDQSTWYLDESTLSDNIKKTLHKFCGPSPVVFSDVNSMYLSSTEPPAAAEWACLLRPLRGREPEGIWNLLSIVREMFKRRDSNAAPLLEILTEQCLTYEQIIGWWYSVRTSASHSSASGHTGRSNGQSEVAAHACASMCDDMVVLWRLAVLDPTMSPQRRLELASQLKQWHLKVIEIVKRGQHRKSLDKLFQGFKPAVESCYFNWEVAYPLPGITYCSADKKSASFCWARAVQQQRGAKAGLAGDTSELGGGGGRSGSSDGGGGDYKGRTPQQEVAVRPKETIVSKRKGLSAGGGGGVLVRLGGSVCLSLEEGSSKGMYKGAGSSSSIGGKAKLAQGGKSSSGGSGGVGGKHQAAKRRTSSEDSSLEPDMAELSLDDGSSLALGAEASNTFDFTPPPPEMLPSPSPLLREPHKYSGGGKGAGNMPKERSFEVKRVTLAATLPATESQPAFPLKENATVVVEAAVALENEVEVEAEMEVNGNKEVAPAGDARLSTSVAVVTVTAAAAKPPRGGRRETGAAALPNQSPGAGGDPVGEDDYRAYYLNAASEEGAERVPENNHEEEPDIFAGIKPLEQEGQMEVLFACAEALHAHGYSNEACRLAVELAGDLLANPPDLKVEQPQTKGKKSKVSTSRQTQVATNTLVKTSFLLTVLSERLELHNLAFSTGMFSLELQRPPASTKALEVKLAYQESEVVALLKKIPLGLVEMTSIRDRAEQLRDGNFCDYRPVLPLMLASFIFDVLCTPVCTVVSPTGSRPPSRNRNNEMPGDEELGFEAAVAALGMKTTVSEAEHPLLCEGTRREKGDLALALMITYKDDQSKLKKILDKLLDRESQTHKPQTLSSFYSSKPAASKPAASSQRSPSKHAAHNAHGHGGATGGVSKHAPNATAADGSSSVQAVAAGGAAGQLAGSGVQNNATPGEGISEAREQADGAQPASCDQSSEAVPFKPEGTVPSRLALGGRGAYSGRCWGSPVRQKKKHTGMASIDSSAPETTSDSSPTLSRRPLRGGWAAASWGRGQDSDSISSSSSDSLGSSSSSGSRRAGGGARAKSTDTSRYKGRRPECHAPHVPNQPSEAAAHFYFELAKTVLIKAGGNSSTSIFTQPSASGGHQGPHRNLHLCAFEIGLYALGLHNFVSPNWLSRTYSSHVSWITGQAMEIGSAALNILVECWDGHLTPPEVASLADRASRARDPNMVRAAAELALSCLPHAHALNPNEIQRALVQCKEQDNVMLEKACMAVEEAAKGGGVYPEVLFEVAHQWYWLYEQTVGGGSGAQREGPGRCRANGGAGRRPPETGHGVTDNSGNMESSGVATVTASVTAAAVVPVISVGSTIYQSHALPGSAMAHPHSQGLHPYTTIQAHLPTVCTPQYLGHPLQHVPRPTVFPLSGGAYPQGMHPAFIGAQYPFSVATGPHPPMAATAVTFPGIPVPSMTQIAVHPYHTETGLPLSTTVAGATTFSSFYPVGGVHSGTTIQAIQGSSLPGMSSQPVSLVSAPFPSEDEQHSQPISQQGLHYLHSAYRVGMLALEMLGRRAHNDHPNNFSRSPPYTEDVKWLLGLAARLGVNYVYQFCVGAAKGVLSPFVLQEIIMEALQRLNPAHIHAHLRTPAFHQLVQRCQQAYLQYIHHRLIHLTPADYDDFVNIIRSARGAFCLTPVGMMQFNDVLQNLKRGKQTKELWQRISLEMATFSP, from the exons atgGTCAGGTCATCCCTCTGGTGGAGCTTTCAGCCAAGCAGGTGGCATTCCATATCCCGTTTGAGGTGGTGGAGAAGGTCTATCCTCCTGTCCCTGAGCAGCTGCAGCTACGCATCGCCTACTGGAGCTTCCCTGAGAACGAGGAGGACATCCG GCTGTACTCGTGTCTGGCCAACGGCAGCCCAGATGAGTTCCAGCGAGGGGAGCAGCTGTACAGGATGAGGGCTGTTAAAGACCCTCTGCAGATAG gttTCCACCTCAGTGCCACCGTGGTATCGCCACAGACTGGCCAATCAAAAGGGGCGTACAATGTGGCTGTCATGTTTGACCGCTGCCGCATTACCTCCTGCAGTTGCACCTGCGGGGCCGGGGCCAAGTGGTGCGCCCACGTGGTGGCCCTCTGCCTCTTCAGGATCCACAAC GCGTCTGCAGTGTGCCTGCGAGCCCCCGTTTCAGAGTCCCTGTCCCGGCTGCAGAGGGACCAGCTGCAGAAGTTTGCCCAGTACCTAATCAGCGAGCTTCCCCAACAG ATTTTGCCCACAGCCCAGAGGCTCCTGGATGAGCTCCTGTCCTCCCAGTCCACAGCCATCAACACAGTGTGTGGGGCTCCAG ACCCCACTGCTGGCCCCTCGGCCTCTGACCAGAGCACTTGGTATCTAGATGAGTCCACGCTCAGTGACAACATCAAGAAGACGCTGCACAAGTTCTGTGGCCCCTCTCCTGTGGTCTTCAG TGACGTCAACTCCATGTACCTGTCATCCACGGAGCCACCGGCTGCGGCAGAGTGGGCATGTCTGCTGAGACCTCTGAGGGGGCGGGAGCCTGAGGGGATCTGGAACCTCCTGTCTATCGTCAGGGAGATGTTCAAGAGGAGGGACAGCAACGCTGCACCTCTACTAGAGATCCTCACTGAGCAGTGTCTCACTTATGAACAG ATTATTGGCTGGTGGTACAGCGTGCGTACGTCGGCGTCCCACAGCAGTGCCAGCGGGCACACGGGGCGCAGTAACGGGCAGTCGGAGGTGGCAGCCCACGCCTGCGCCAGCATGTGTGATGACATGGTGGTTCTGTGGAGGCTGGCTGTGCTAGACCCTACCATGAGCCCTCAGAG GCGTTTGGAGCTGGCCTCCCAGCTCAAGCAGTGGCATCTGAAAGTGATTGAGATTGTGAAGCGAGGGCAACATCGCAAGTCCCTGGACAAACTGTTCCAGGGCTTCAAGCCAGCCGTGGAGTCCTGCTACTTCAACTGGGAGGTGGCCTACCCACTGCCAGGCATCACCTACTGCAGTGCTGACAAGAAGAGCGCCTCCTTCTGCTGGGCCAGGGCAGTGCAGCAGCAGAGAGGGGCCAAGGCTGGCCTGGCTGGAGACACCTCTGAacttggaggaggaggggggagatctGGCAGCTCTGATGGAGGTGGGGGAGACTACAAGGGCAGAACTCCCCAACAAGAAGTGGCTGTCAGGCCCAAAGAGACCATTGTGAGCAAGAGGAAGGGGTTGTCGGCCGGGGGCGGAGGAGGGGTCCTAGTGCGGCTAGGTGGcagtgtctgtctttctctagaGGAGGGCAGTAGTAAGGGGATGTACAAAGGCGCAGGTTCCTCCTCGTCCATTGGGGGCAAGGCTAAGCTGGCCCAGGGGGGGAAGTCGTCCTCCGGGGGATCAGGAGGGGTAGGGGGAAAACACCAAGCGGCCAAGCGGCGCACCAGCAGTGAGGACAGCTCCCTGGAGCCTGACATGGCCGAGCTGAGCCTGGATGATGGCTCCAGTCTGGCGCTGGGCGCCGAGGCCAGTAACACATTTGACTTCACACCCCCGCCACCCGAGATGCTACCCTCACCAAGCCCGCTACTCAGAGAGCCACACAAATACAGTGGGGGAGGGAAAGGGGCCGGAAACATGCCCAAGGAGCGCTCCTTCGAGGTCAAACGTGTCACTCTTGCTGCCACCCTGCCTGCCACTGAGTCCCAGCCCGCCTTCCCCCTCAAGGAGAACGCCACTGTCGTTGTGGAAGCGGCTGTTGCATTGGAGAATGAGGTGGAAGTGGAGGCAGAGATGGAGGTGAATGGAAATAAGGAGGTGGCCCCCGCTGGAGACGCTCGGCTCTCCACCTCGGTCGCTGTTGTTACCGTGACTGCTGCTGCCGCCAAGCCACCGCGTGGTGGGCGCCGAGAAACTGGCGCTGCAGCCCTGCCCAATCAGAGCCCAGGGGCAGGGGGAGACCCTGTTGGTGAGGATGACTACCGGGCCTACTACCTAAATGCAGCCTctgaggagggggcagagagagtgcCAGAGAACAACCATGAGGAGGAACCAGACATCTTTGCTGGGATCAAGCCACTGGAGCAGGAGGGCCAGATGGAGGTGCTGTTTGCATGTGCAGAGGCCCTCCACGCCCATGGCTACAGCAACGAGGCCTGCAGACTGGCAGTGGAGCTGGCTGGAGACTTGCTGGCCAACCCTCCAGACCTGAAGGTGGAGCAGCCCCAGACGAAGGGTAAGAAGAGCAAGGTGTCCACCAGCAGGCAGACTCAGGTGGCCACCAACACCCTGGTCAAGACCTCCTTCCTGCTGACGGTGCTGAGCGAGAGGCTGGAGCTCCACAACCTGGCCTTCAGCACGGGCATGTTCTCCCTGGAGCTGCAGAGGCCCCCAGCCTCCACCAAGGCCCTGGAGGTCAAGCTGGCCTACCAGGAGTCAGAGGTGGTGGCTCTGCTGAAGAAGATCCCTCTGGGCCTGGTGGAGATGACGTCCATACGGGACAGGGCCGAGCAGCTCCGAGACGGGAACTTCTGTGACTACAGGCCTGTCCTGCCTCTCATGCTGGCCAGCTTCATATTTGATGTGCTGTGTACCCCAG TTTGTACAGTTGTCTCCCCCACAGGTTCCCGTCCTCCCAGCCGTAACCGGAACAACGAGATGCCTGGAGACGAGGAGCTGGGCTTTGAGGCTGCTGTCGCAGCACTGG GTATGAAGACCACAGTGAGCGAGGCAGAGCACCCTTTGCTGTGTGAGGGGaccaggagagagaaaggagacttGGCTCTGGCTCTTATGATCACATACAAGGATGACCAGAGCAAGCTGAAAAAG ATCCTGGACAAGCTGCtggacagagagagccagacccACAAGCCACAAACCCTGAGTTCCTTCTACTCCAGCAAGCCAGCTGCCAGCAAGCCAGCTGCCAGCAGCCAGAGGAGCCCGTCCAAGCACGCTGCCCACAATGCTCACGGACATGGAGGTGCCACCGGAGGGGTGTCCAAACACGCCCCAAACGCCACGGCTGCAGATGGGTCCTCCTCTGTGCAAGCAGTGGCTGCTGGTGGGGCAGCAGGACAACTGGCGGGCAGCGGGGTGCAGAACAACGCCACACCCGGAGAGGGCATCAGTGAGGCCAGAGAACAAG CAGATGGCGCCCAGCCTGCGTCATGTGACCAGTCGAGTGAGGCGGTCCCATTCAAGCCCGAGGGCACTGTGCCTAGTCGCTTGGCGCTGGGAGGACGGGGGGCATACAGCGGGCGCTGCTGGGGCTCTCCTGTCCGCCAGAAGAAGAAACACACAG GCATGGCGAGTATCGACAGCAGTGCTCCTGAGACCACCTCAGACAGCTCCCCCACCCTCAGCCGACGTCCACTCAGAGGGGGCTGGGCTGCGGCCTCCTGGGGGAGGGGCCAGGACAGTGACAGCATCAGCAGCTCTTCCTCTGATTCGCTGGGCTCCTCCTCATCCAGTGGCTCTCGCAGGGCCGGAGGGGGAGCTAGGGCAAAGAGCACAGACACCAGCAG GTATAAAGGGCGTCGTCCCGAGTGCCATGCACCCCATGTGCCCAACCAGCCGTCAGAGGCGGCGGCTCACTTCTACTTTGAGCTGGCCAAGACGGTGCTGATCAAGGCCGGGGGCAACAGCTCCACCTCCATCTTCACCCAGCCCTCAGCCAGCGGGGGCCACCAGGGTCCCCACCGCAACTTGCACCTCTGTGCCTTCGAGATTGGCCTGTACGCCCTGGGCCTGCACAACTTTGTCTCGCCCAACTGGCTATCCAGGACCTACTCCTCCCACGTCTCCTGGATCACAG gCCAGGCCATGGAAATTGGCAGTGCTGCCCTCAACATCCTAGTGGAATGCTGGGACGGGCACCTCACCCCTCCCGAGGTGGCATCACTGGCAGACAGGGCATCACGGGCGCGGGACCCCAACATGGTTCGCGCTGCGGCCGAACTGGCCCTGAGCTGCCTGCCCCATGCACACGCCCTCAACCCCAATGAGATCCAGAGGGCCCTGGTGCAGTGCAAGGAACAG gaCAATGTGATGCTAGAAAAAGCCTGTATGGCTGTAGAGGAGGCAGCCAAGGGGGGTGGTGTGTACCCTGAGGTTCTGTTTGAGGTGGCCCACCAGTGGTACTGGCTCTATGAGCAGACAGTAGGAGGGGGCTCAGGGGCCCAGCGCGAGGGCCCGGGACGCTGCAGGGCCAACGGTGGAGCTGGGAGAAGGCCCCCGGAGACTGGTCACGGTGTGACGGACAACAGTGGCAACATGGAGTCCTCTGGTGTTGCCACAGTGACTGCCTCTGTGACAGCAGCGGCTGTGGTGCCCGTCATCTCTGTGGGCTCCACCATCTACCAATCACACGCCCTTCCTGGCTCTGCCATGGCCCACCCCCACTCCCAGGGCCTGCATCCCTACACTACCATCCAGGCCCACCTGCCCACTGTCTGCACCCCCCAGTACCTGGGGCACCCGCTGCAGCACGTCCCCCGGCCCACTGTTTTCCCCTTGTCAGGGGGTGCGTACCCACAG GGAATGCACCCGGCCTTTATCGGTGCCCAGTACCCGTTCTCAGTGGCCACCGGCCCCCATCCGCCCATGGCAGCAACTGCGGTCACCTTCCCTGGTATTCCCGTGCCGTCCATGACCCAGATCGCCGTCCACCCGTACCACACTGAGACCGGCCTGCCTCTGAGCACCACTGTAGCAG GAGCCACGACTTTTTCCTCTTTCTATCCAGTAGGTGGTGTCCATTCAGGCACCACAATCCAGGCCATTCAGGGGTCATCTCTTCCTGGTATGTCTTCCCAGCCCGTCTCATTGGTCAGCGCCCCCTTCCCGTCTGAAGATGAGCAGCAtagccagccaatcagccagcaGGGTCTTCACTACCTGCACTCAGCCTACAGAGTTG GCATGCTGGCTTTGGAGATGCTTGGAAGGAGGGCTCACAACGACCACCCCAATAACTTCTCCCGCAGCCCCCCATACACAGAGGATGTCAAGTGGCTCCTGGGCCTGGCTGCACGGCTAG gTGTGAACTACGTGTACCAGTTCTGTGTGGGTGCGGCTAAGGGTGTGCTCAGCCCCTTCGTCCTTCAGGAGATCATCATGGAGGCTCTCCAGAGACTCAACCCCGCCCACATCCATGCCCACCTCCGCACGCCCGCCTTCCATCAGCTTGTGCAGCGCTGCCAGCAGGCCTATCTACAG TACATCCACCACCGGCTGATCCACCTGACCCCGGCCGACTACGACGACTTTGTCAACATCATCCGCAGTGCCCGCGGGGCCTTCTGTTTGACCCCTGTGGGAATGATGCAGTTCAACGACGTGCTTCAGAACCTGAAGAGGGGCAAGCAGACCAAGGAGCTGTGGCAGCGCATCTCTCTGGAGATGGCCACCTTCTCCCCATGA